In one Sphingomonas hankookensis genomic region, the following are encoded:
- the tnpC gene encoding IS66 family transposase, whose translation MRVLEAPVSPADATARIAALEASLARANAALAARDLLIDTLRGQIARLRRMQFGASSEKLGREIEQLELALEELETERDVSEVETAAPGVAPRLAPVRSLPEHLPREEVVHEPASGICTCPDCGGALRRLGVDAHEMLDIVPVRWRVVRNVRPKYSCRSCEKIVQAPAPVSAVARGKATFATLAHVVVSKFDHHLPLYRQAEMMAAQGLEIDRSTLAGWAGQAAALLDPVVSRIRDEVLKADKIHADDTPVPVLEPGRGKTATGRLWVYAADDQASGSTTPPATWYRFTPDRTAAHPQAHLAGFRGFLQADAYAGYDALYRGGVTEVACWAHFRRKVFDLHERLSTPLTTDILERIGALYAVEAEVRGQPPDVRRRARQERSQSLVDALREVLDAALRRLSPKSDMAKAIAYGTKRWPALCRFLGDGRLEIDNNIAERALRGVAVGRRNWLFAGSRAGGERAAAIYTVIQTCKANGVDPQAYIADVIARVAGDWPATRWDELMPWNWVPQTDQPTAQAA comes from the coding sequence ATGCGGGTGCTGGAAGCGCCTGTTTCCCCTGCTGATGCCACCGCGCGGATCGCCGCGCTGGAGGCATCGCTCGCCCGGGCGAATGCCGCGCTCGCCGCCCGCGATCTGCTCATCGACACGTTGCGCGGGCAGATCGCCCGACTGCGGCGGATGCAGTTCGGTGCCTCCTCCGAGAAGTTGGGCCGCGAGATCGAACAGCTCGAGCTGGCGCTGGAAGAGCTGGAAACGGAGCGGGATGTTTCCGAAGTCGAGACTGCGGCGCCTGGAGTAGCGCCGCGCCTGGCACCGGTCCGCAGTCTGCCGGAGCATCTGCCGCGCGAGGAGGTCGTCCACGAGCCGGCGTCCGGTATCTGCACCTGCCCGGACTGCGGTGGTGCGCTGCGCCGGCTGGGCGTGGACGCGCACGAGATGCTCGACATCGTGCCGGTGCGCTGGCGGGTCGTGCGCAACGTCCGCCCCAAATACAGCTGCCGGTCTTGCGAGAAGATCGTCCAGGCACCCGCGCCGGTCAGCGCTGTGGCGCGGGGCAAGGCGACCTTCGCGACGCTGGCGCACGTCGTCGTCTCCAAGTTCGACCACCATCTGCCGTTGTACCGCCAGGCCGAGATGATGGCCGCGCAGGGGCTCGAGATCGACCGCTCGACGCTCGCGGGCTGGGCCGGGCAAGCTGCAGCACTGCTCGACCCGGTGGTCAGCCGTATCCGTGACGAGGTGCTCAAGGCCGACAAGATCCACGCCGACGACACGCCGGTGCCGGTGCTCGAACCCGGCCGTGGCAAGACCGCGACCGGGCGGCTGTGGGTGTACGCCGCCGACGACCAGGCGTCCGGCAGCACGACACCGCCCGCAACATGGTATCGCTTCACGCCCGACCGCACCGCGGCGCACCCGCAGGCGCATCTCGCCGGCTTTCGCGGCTTTCTCCAGGCCGATGCCTATGCGGGCTATGACGCCCTGTACCGCGGTGGCGTCACAGAGGTGGCATGCTGGGCACACTTCCGGCGCAAGGTGTTCGACCTGCACGAGCGCCTCTCCACGCCGCTGACCACCGATATCCTAGAGCGCATCGGCGCGCTCTATGCCGTCGAGGCGGAGGTGCGTGGTCAGCCGCCGGATGTACGCCGTCGAGCGCGACAGGAACGAAGCCAGTCGCTGGTCGACGCCTTGCGCGAGGTGCTCGACGCTGCCCTTCGCCGCCTGTCGCCCAAGTCCGACATGGCCAAAGCCATCGCCTATGGCACCAAACGCTGGCCGGCGCTGTGCCGCTTCCTGGGTGACGGGCGTCTGGAGATCGACAACAACATCGCGGAGCGGGCCCTGCGCGGCGTCGCCGTGGGAAGGCGCAACTGGCTGTTCGCGGGTTCGCGCGCAGGCGGCGAGCGAGCCGCCGCCATCTACACCGTCATCCAGACCTGCAAGGCCAACGGCGTCGACCCGCAGGCCTATATCGCCGATGTCATCGCCAGGGTCGCCGGCGACTGGCCCGCCACCCGCTGGGACGAGCTGATGCCGTGGAACTGGGTGCCCCAGACAGATCAGCCAACAGCCCAAGCCGCATAA
- the tnpB gene encoding IS66 family insertion sequence element accessory protein TnpB (TnpB, as the term is used for proteins encoded by IS66 family insertion elements, is considered an accessory protein, since TnpC, encoded by a neighboring gene, is a DDE family transposase.) yields the protein MRKGFDGLAVLVQQVLAQNPHSGALFAFRGKRGHLVKLLWFDGQGLCLFSKRLDRGRFVWPVTATGTVTLTPAQLSMLLEGIDWRRPERTFTPTLAG from the coding sequence ATGCGCAAAGGGTTCGATGGCCTGGCGGTACTGGTGCAGCAGGTGCTGGCCCAGAACCCGCACTCGGGCGCGTTGTTCGCGTTCCGGGGCAAGCGGGGTCATCTGGTCAAGCTGCTGTGGTTCGATGGGCAAGGCCTGTGCCTGTTCTCCAAGCGGCTCGACCGGGGTCGGTTCGTCTGGCCGGTGACCGCGACGGGCACGGTGACGCTGACGCCGGCACAATTGTCGATGCTGCTGGAGGGCATCGACTGGCGTCGCCCAGAGCGGACGTTCACGCCGACGCTGGCGGGGTGA
- the tnpA gene encoding IS66-like element accessory protein TnpA, translating into MVGRVSGRRSWSDAEKLEILAEAFRPGVRVRDVIARREVSSSLIYTWRKQARLGKLGRVAPALPAFAEVRVADVAAPAPQPATSASGLICIEFPGGVRVSVDGSVDAGALARVLSVLR; encoded by the coding sequence GTGGTCGGCCGGGTATCGGGCCGACGGAGCTGGTCGGACGCGGAGAAGCTGGAGATCCTGGCCGAGGCGTTCCGGCCGGGCGTGCGGGTCCGTGATGTCATCGCCCGGCGCGAGGTGTCGAGCAGCCTGATCTATACGTGGCGCAAGCAGGCGCGGCTGGGCAAGCTGGGCAGGGTCGCGCCTGCGCTGCCGGCATTCGCCGAGGTGCGCGTGGCCGATGTCGCCGCACCTGCGCCGCAGCCGGCGACATCCGCGTCTGGCCTCATCTGCATCGAATTTCCGGGTGGCGTCCGAGTGAGCGTGGACGGGTCGGTGGACGCCGGCGCGCTGGCGCGAGTGTTGTCGGTGCTGCGTTGA
- a CDS encoding recombinase family protein: MIVGYARVSTSEQDLTLQLEALARAGCEKVFSEKVSASSGDRQEFNRCVEFVREGDTLVVTRLDRFARSSLDLHNTMAQLKDKGVGFRSTEQGEFDTTNSMGKFVLAMMGAVAEFETDLRRERRKRGLRAALPVWP; the protein is encoded by the coding sequence ATGATCGTAGGGTACGCGAGGGTCAGTACGTCGGAACAGGACCTGACGTTGCAGCTAGAGGCATTGGCCCGTGCAGGATGTGAGAAGGTCTTTAGTGAGAAGGTCAGTGCCTCGTCGGGCGATCGTCAGGAGTTCAATCGTTGTGTGGAGTTCGTCCGTGAGGGCGACACACTTGTGGTTACACGGCTTGACCGCTTCGCACGTTCGTCACTCGACCTGCACAACACAATGGCGCAGTTGAAGGACAAGGGCGTAGGCTTCCGCTCTACCGAACAAGGGGAGTTCGACACCACGAACAGCATGGGAAAGTTCGTCCTGGCCATGATGGGCGCGGTTGCTGAGTTCGAAACGGACCTTCGCAGAGAGCGTCGTAAGCGTGGCCTGAGGGCCGCCTTGCCCGTTTGGCCGTAG